In the genome of Triticum urartu cultivar G1812 chromosome 5, Tu2.1, whole genome shotgun sequence, one region contains:
- the LOC125505966 gene encoding UDP-glucose flavonoid 3-O-glucosyltransferase 7-like, whose translation MEFFRCSDSSTLGNNFLKCHLVPVGVYGGIIRCDCIRAVHRFGKKKERFSGLRPGGQAGSDPMRFVRARLALRAHSVRNGHIREIFTDLGAVVTAQRSSYSTSPSMEAAAGMSAASDGGRRPLRVFFLPFFARGHLIPMTDLACRMAAARPAEVEATMVVTPANAALIATTVTRAVDAGHAVRLLRYPFPDVGLESGVECLGTVAQHDAWRVFRAVDLSQPIHEKLLLEHRPDAVVADVPFWWVTGIAAKMGVPRLTFHPVGIFAQLAMNNLYAIRSDIIRDGVAAPSVIVPGMPGKEIAIPPSELPEFLLQDAVLSMEWDNIKAAQLAGFGVIVNTFADLEKTYCDEYRRVDARRAYFVGPVSLPLDSAVHRGGDGNVDCLEWLSTKPSRSVVYACFGSWACFSARQIRELALGLEASNKPFLWVVRSEDSDGLWVPEGWEQRVADRGMVVRGWAPQLAVLAHPSVGAFLTHCGWNSVLEAASAGLPVLTWPLVFEQFINERLVTEVATFGARLWDGGKRNVRVEDANTVPAEAIGRAVAGFMEGGERWDKMRARAGELAEKARAAVSENGSSWRDLHRVIDDLTEANASRVRSNGDS comes from the coding sequence ATGGAATTCTTCAGATGCAGCGACTCCTCCACGTTGGGAAACAATTTTTTGAAATGTCATCTCGTTCCAGTGGGGGTGTATGGTGGAATAATACGATGCGATTGTATTCGGGCTGTACACCGGTTTGGAAAAAAGAAGGAACGATTTTCAGGCCTGAGACCTGGTGGGCAAGCTGGCTCGGATCCCATGCGATTTGTGCGAGCGAGATTGGCGTTGCGCGCGCATAGCGTTAGGAATGGCCATATTCGGGAGATATTCACGGATCTGGGAGCGGTCGTGACCGCGCAGCGCAGTTCCTATTCTACCTCTCCTTCAATGGAGGCTGCTGCGGGCATGAGCGCCGCCAGTGATGGCGGCAGGCGCCCGCTGCGGGTGTTCTTCCTGCCCTTCTTCGCGCGGGGGCACCTCATCCCGATGACCGACCTGGCGTGCCGCATGGCCGCGGCGCGGCCGGCGGAGGTGGAGGCCACGATGGTGGTGACGCCGGCCAACGCGGCGCTGATCGCCACCACGGTCACGCGCGCCGTGGACGCGGGGCACGCGGTGCGCCTGCTCCGCTACCCGTTCCCGGACGTCGGCCTGGAGAGCGGGGTGGAGTGCCTCGGCACCGTCGCCCAACACGACGCCTGGCGGGTGTTCCGCGCCGTCGACCTCTCGCAGCCGATTCACGAGAAGCTGCTCCTGGAGCACCGCCCCGACGCCGTTGTCGCCGATGTGCCCTTCTGGTGGGTCACGGGCATCGCCGCGAAGATGGGCGTCCCGCGCCTCACGTTCCACCCCGTCGGCATCTTCGCGCAACTCGCCATGAACAACCTCTACGCCATCCGCTCTGACATAATCCGGGACGGCGTTGCCGCCCCGTCAGTCATCGTGCCGGGGATGCCAGGGAAGGAGATCGCCATCCCGCCGTCGGAGCTCCCGGAGTTCCTCCTCCAGGACGCTGTTCTTTCTATGGAGTGGGACAACATCAAGGCGGCCCAGCTCGCCGGCTTCGGAGTGATCGTGAACACCTTCGCCGACCTCGAAAAAACATACTGCGACGAGTACAGACGCGTCGACGCGCGCCGCGCCTACTTCGTCGGCCCCGTCAGCCTGCCGTTGGACTCCGCCGTGCACCGGGGCGGCGATGGCAACGTGGACTGTCTAGAGTGGCTATCGACCAAGCCGAGCCGATCGGTGGTGTACGCCTGCTTCGGGAGCTGGGCTTGCTTCTCAGCGCGCCAGATCCGCGAGCTCGCGCTGGGGCTGGAGGCCTCGAACAAGCCATTCCTGTGGGTGGTCCGCTCCGAGGACTCCGACGGCCTGTGGGTGCCGGAGGGATGGGAGCAGCGCGTTGCCGACCGCGGCATGGTCGTCCGAGGGTGGGCACCGCAGCTGGCGGTGCTGGCCCACCCGTCGGTGGGCGCGTTCCTGACGCACTGCGGGTGGAACTCGGTGCTGGAGGCGGCGTCGGCAGGCTTGCCGGTGCTGACGTGGCCGCTGGTGTTCGAGCAGTTCATCAACGAGCGGCTGGTCACCGAGGTGGCGACGTTCGGCGCGCGCTTGTGGGACGGCGGCAAGCGCAACGTGAGAGTGGAGGACGCGAACACCGTGCCAGCAGAGGCGATCGGTCGGGCGGTGGCCGGGTTCATGGAGGGCGGAGAGCGGTGGGATAAGATGAGGGCAAGAGCAGGGGAGCTGGCTGAGAAGGCGCGTGCCGCGGTCAGCGAGAACGGGTCGTCGTGGCGCGATTTACACCGCGTGATCGACGATCTGACTGAGGCTAATGCCTCGAGGGTTCGCAGCAACGGGGACTCATAG